Proteins encoded in a region of the Nicotiana tomentosiformis chromosome 9, ASM39032v3, whole genome shotgun sequence genome:
- the LOC104088963 gene encoding pyruvate kinase isozyme A, chloroplastic codes for MSQALNFFVSSSSHSPATFTISRPSVFPSTGSLRLPVKKSLRTLVVKASSSAASDLDESQSSPVLVSENGLGGLLSSATQEYGRNAAPGTDSSSIEVDTVTEAELKENGFRSTRRTKLICTIGPASCGFEQLEALAEGGMNVARINMCHGTREWHRMVIERVRRLNEEKGFAVAIMMDTEGSEIHMGDLGGASSAKAEDGEIWNFTVRSFDPPLPERTVTVNYDGFAEDVKVGDELLVDGGMVRFEVVEKIGPDVKCLCTDPGLLLPRANLTFWRDGKLVRERNAMLPTISSKDWLDIDFGIAEGVDFIAVSFVKSAEVIKHLKSYIQARARDSDISVIAKIESIDSLKNLEEIIQASDGAMVARGDLGAQIPLEQVPSEQQKIVQICRQLNRPVIVASQLLESMIEYPIPTRAEVADVSEAVRQRGDALMLSGESAMGQFPEKALTVLRSVSLRIERMWREQKRREVIELPSIASSFSDSISEEICNSAAKMANNLEVDALFVYTKNGHMASLLSRCRPDCPIFAFTTTTSVRRRLNLQWGLMPFRLSFSDDMESNLNKTFSLLKARGMIKSGDLIIAVSDMLQSIQVMNVP; via the exons ATGTCACAAGCTCTTAACTTCTTTGTTTCCTCTTCTTCACATTCTCCGGCGACTTTCACAATCTCAAGGCCGTCGGTTTTCCCGTCAACCGGTAGTTTACGGTTACCGGTGAAGAAATCATTGCGGACGTTAGTTGTGAAAGCGTCGTCCTCGGCGGCGTCAGATCTCGACGAATCGCAGTCGTCCCCGGTGTTAGTATCGGAGAATGGTTTAGGAGGGTTATTATCGAGTGCGACGCAGGAGTACGGTCGTAATGCTGCACCGGGGACCGATTCGAGTTCGATTGAAGTGGATACAGTAACGGAGGCGGAGTTAAAGGAGAACGGGTTTAGGAGTACACGTAGGACAAAGTTGATTTGCACGATTGGACCTGCCTCGTGTGGGTTTGAGCAGCTGGAGGCATTAGCTGAGGGAGGAATGAATGTAGCTAGGATAAATATGTGTCATGGAACACGTGAGTGGCATCGTATGGTGAttgagagagtgaggaggttgaATGAGGAGAAAGGGTTTGCTGTAGCTATTATGATGGATACTGAAGGTAGTGAGATTCATATGGGAGATCTTGGCGGCGCTTCTTCTGCTAAAGCTGAG GATGGTGAAATTTGGAATTTCACTGTTCGTTCATTTGATCCACCACTCCCAGAACGCACCGTTACTGTTAACTATGATGGCTTTGCTGAAG ATGTGAAAGTGGGTGATGAGCTACTAGTAGATGGTGGAATGGTGAGATTTGAAGTGGTTGAGAAAATTGGCCCAGATGTTAAGTGTCTTTGCACAGATCCTGGACTACTTCTACCTCGGGCTAATCTGACGTTTTGGCGGGATGGTAAACTAGTAAGGGAACGCAATGCCATGCTTCCAACAATTTCCTCAAAG GATTGGCTAGACATAGACTTTGGTATTGCTGAGGGTGTTGATTTTATTGCTGTATCATTTGTCAAGTCTGCTGAAGTCATTAAGCATCTTAAGAGCTACATTCAAGCCCGGGCTCGGGATAG TGATATTTCTGTAATTGCAAAAATAGAGAGCATTGACTCATTGAAGAACTTAGAAGAGATAATCCAGGCATCAGATGGTGCTATGGTTGCGAGAGGAGATCTTGGTGCTCAAATTCCATTAGAACAGGTTCCATCAGAGCAGCAGAAGATTGTCCAGATATGCAGGCAGCTGAATAGGCCTGTTATAGTAGCCTCCCAGCTGCTGGAATCTATGATTGAATACCCTATTCCAACTAGAGCTGAAGTTGCTGATGTTTCTGAAGCAGTTAGGCAAAGGGGGGACGCTTTGATGCTTTCTGGTGAGTCGGCCATGGGACAGTTTCCCGAGAAGGCATTGACTGTCCTAAGAAGTGTTAGCTTGAGAATTGAAAGAATGTGGAGGGAACAGAAACGCCGTGAAGTTATTGAATTGCCATCCATAGCATCTTCATTTTCAGATAGTATTTCAGAAGAGATCTGCAACTCTGCCGCCAAGATGG CTAACAATTTGGAAGTTGATGCTCTTTTTGTTTACACCAAGAACGGGCACATGGCATCTCTCTTGTCACGCTGCCGTCCTGACTGCCCAATATTTGCATTTACAACGACAACATCTGTACGCAGACGCCTGAACCTGCAATGGGGTCTAATGCCTTTCCGCTTGAGTTTCTCCGATGATATGGAAAGCAACCTCAACAAGACATTCTCTTTACTAAAAGCTCGGGGCATGATCAAGTCAGGTGACCTCATCATTGCTGTTTCCGACATGCTGCAGTCCATTCAAGTTATGAATGTTCCATGA